TCGGGAACCAGGAGAACGATGGCGCCCTGCAGAGCAGAGGCGTTCGGACGCGTGCGGTGTGATTCATAACCCAAGGCGGTGAGGGAAGCAACGACGCGAGCGCGGACGCTTTCGCGCACCGGTGCGCTGTTGTTGAGCACGCGGGACACCGTAGACAGGGAAACCCCGGCGTCCCTTGCCACATCAGAGAGGTTCGGGTGAGATCTCCTGACGTTCACGAGACTCTCACGCCCATGCCTTCCTCGTCGCGGCTGACGTTCTGTTTCTTTTCTGAAACTATTAGACTATTATTCGCAAATCATGTCAAGGCCTCGCATACCCGCCGAACTCCCACACCGCTTCCCACATCGCGACGATGTTCCGGGGCGGCGCGTCGGCCTGGATGTTGTGCACGGTGCTGAAGACAAAGCCACCGCCGGGCGCGAGGGACTCGATGTTGCGCTTCACGTCATCCTTCACCTGCTGGGGTGTGCCGAACGGCAGGACCTCCTGCGTGTCAACGCCCCCGCCCCAGAAGGCAATCTCGCCGCCGAAGTCGCGCTTCAGGCCGGACGGCTCCATCCCGCCTGCGCGTATGTGCACCGGATTCAAGATGTCTACGCCCAGCTCGATGAAGTCCGGCAGGAGCGGGCGCACATTGCCGCACGAGTGGAAGAAGAGCCGGGCCGTGGGGGCGAGTTGCCTTATGCGATCGAACAGGATCTTCAGTCGCGGCTTGAGGAGATTGCGGAACATGCGCGGAGAGATGAGCTGCGACGTTTGCGTCCCGTAATCGTCTGCTTCCGAGACCACGTCAATCACGCCGGCGAGCCGGGGTAGGGCCATTTCCCAGAAGGTCAGTTTGAGTTCGAGCATCTTGTCCAGAATCGCGCACGCGAGCACCTCGTTGGCCGCCATGTCCGCCAGGAAGTCCTCCGCGCCGCGCACGCGCTGGGCCATTTCGAGGATCCCTGCCAGCACGCCCTTGATCATCACTGCCTTGCCCTGCGCACGGTACTCCATGGCCTGCTCTTGCAGGCCTGCGATGCGCCGCGGATCGCCCGTGTTGGGCCATCCGTACGAGCGAACGTCGTCGAGGGTGAGGGCCGCCCCTTCCAGTGGAGAGCGCACTATCGAATAGTACAGGCCGTCGGGTTTAGGGCGCCGATGCGTGATGCCCCACTCATCGGTGTACTCCCAGGCGTCGCCCACATCCGCATTGACGATGCGCCAGTTGTGGCTGTTGAGCGGGAACAATCCGCGCACATCAACGTCGAAGCGCTCAACCAGGTCCTGGTCCGGCAGGACAAGCTGCTGGATCGCATCGCAAATCCGCGGCTCTGCGGGCGGGAGGCCGATGTGTTCGCGGAGACCCTGGTAGGCGAGGACGTGAATGCCGGTGACCTGCGTGCTGCCGAGATCAAACGGCACGCGGTCGGGTTCGCGGTGATCAATCGCGGTGAGCAGGCGCTCGCGGGAGTTCATCGTCCCTCGGTTAGCCCCAGGACGTTCCTCGCAATCCTCACGGCGGCGGTCGCGTTCTCGCCGTACCCGTCGGCGCCGATCCCCGCGGCGAACCGGTCCGTTACCGGGGCGCCGCCCACCAGGACCTTCACGCGCTCCCGTAGCCCTGCCTCCACAAGGGCGCGGACTACCGCATCCATCTGGGGCATGGTGGTCGTCAGCAGGGACGAGATCCCGAGAATCTCCGCCTGGTGCTCGCGCACCGCCTGGACGAAACGCGCGGCGGGAACGTCCACCCCTAGGTCCACCACCTGGAACCCTGCACCTTCCAGCATCATCGCGACCAGGTTCTTCCCGACGTCGTGCAGGTCGCCCCTTACGGTCCCGATGACCACCGTGGCGACCGGCCTAACGGCCCGCTGCGCCAGGAGCGGCTTGAGGAGCGCCAGGCCCGCCTGCATCGCCCGCGCTGAGACCAGCATCTCCGGCACGAAGTACTCCTGGCGCTCGAACCGCGCCCCCACCTCCGTCATCGCGGGGATCATCCAGCGGCTCACCAGATCCTCCGGGGGCACGTGCTCGTCCAGCGCCGCCTGGACGAGTTCCTTTGCCCGGACGGCGTTCCCCTCGACGATGGCGGTCAGGAGTTCCCGAAGGTCAGTCATGGCGGTGCTTCCTCCCGAAGAAGTGGCGTCCAACAGGAAGGATTCGTCGTCTGCGCGTCGCTGCCTGTCAACAAAACCCGGATGAGAGCAGGCGCAGCGGGCGTGCGCGGCGAACTGGTCCGGGGGGCCCCTATGAATACGGGCGACAGGAAGCGCGGCCACTATCTCGGAACCGAGATTGATGAGAGATGGTGGCGCCGTTACATCACGGCCAATCCCATAGTCATTCCGCTGCACGATGTGGTTGAGGTCAAGGTGGGTAAATGGCACTCCGGTCGGTGGGCCGGCGGCAAGCCGATCGTCAAACTGGTTTGGGTGAAGGAAGCCGTGCGTCTTAGCTCCGGCTTCATCCTCTCGGCGGATCGGGGCGAGACCGAGAGGCTGGCCGCTGAGTTACGATCACAGGGGATGCGATCACAGGGGAAGTGAGCCCTGATGGACCTGTCCTGCATACCTCCTCAACAG
Above is a window of Armatimonadota bacterium DNA encoding:
- a CDS encoding cobalamin-binding protein, translating into MTDLRELLTAIVEGNAVRAKELVQAALDEHVPPEDLVSRWMIPAMTEVGARFERQEYFVPEMLVSARAMQAGLALLKPLLAQRAVRPVATVVIGTVRGDLHDVGKNLVAMMLEGAGFQVVDLGVDVPAARFVQAVREHQAEILGISSLLTTTMPQMDAVVRALVEAGLRERVKVLVGGAPVTDRFAAGIGADGYGENATAAVRIARNVLGLTEGR